The following proteins are encoded in a genomic region of Candidatus Edwardsbacteria bacterium:
- a CDS encoding CHASE2 domain-containing protein produces the protein MSNVIRSKKTTGALVGIGVVAVVLAVSYLFPGLFQGMENKTYDFRYWMKMGQVGEQDIDDVIIVDIDDVSLAQLGRFYNWPRLYHAKVADYLAQGGAAAVAFDILFIESDSLTPNMVQLYKDTKADQIHQKLVSLTPKKQKTLPSAEVIQTVLEAWGYDQDFGAVTGQSGITYFPFYLSSGVPNDSSDLITRQWAFTLPDEVTEKYKYINSAGDLYQVAILSPPVPVLLESARGTGYYNIEPDDDGVARRQPLFLALNDRNYASMDFQIVLDKLGITKDQITVELGRYIRAGDKLKIPIDQNGRMLITYFGQFKKFRYISYSDVLTENVPAEYFKDKIVIIGATAAGLMDLRVVPFSNTFPGPEIHANIMETLLSGKYVQVVPWHIQLGLLIFFGLLTVFVSLRFKPIISGVILFGLVASYFVTALILFSHSLIWVEIVRPITVLLFTNMAILGYRYLTEEKQKVWIKNMFQGYMSKDLVDKIMANPEMLLMGGDKKEVTVFFSDIKGFSSFSEKLGTPERLIALINEYLGAMSDVVLEYGGYISKYEGDAIMAFWGAPTDDPKHAETCIKCVWAMNQRLQILNADLAKRNMPNLFTRFGMNTGMVTVGNVGSEKKKSYTAMGDSINLGSRLEGANKEYGTAIMMSEFTYAKVKGLYPVRELDMLRVVGKEQPVRVYELLGLSEADVSEKKKKAVAIYLKGLELYRAKQWDQAEATFRQALEVDPEDGPSQAYIGRCEDFKVLPPPENWDGVFVMKTK, from the coding sequence ATGAGCAATGTCATCAGGAGCAAAAAGACCACCGGGGCCCTGGTGGGTATCGGCGTGGTGGCGGTGGTGCTGGCGGTATCGTATCTATTTCCCGGATTGTTTCAGGGGATGGAGAATAAAACATATGATTTTCGCTATTGGATGAAAATGGGACAAGTGGGCGAACAGGATATCGATGACGTCATCATAGTGGATATCGACGATGTTTCCCTGGCTCAGCTGGGACGGTTCTACAACTGGCCGCGGTTATACCACGCCAAAGTGGCCGATTACCTGGCCCAGGGCGGGGCGGCGGCGGTGGCCTTTGATATCCTGTTCATTGAGTCCGACAGCCTGACCCCCAACATGGTCCAGCTTTATAAGGACACCAAGGCCGATCAGATCCACCAGAAGCTTGTTTCTTTGACACCCAAGAAGCAAAAAACCCTGCCGTCGGCGGAAGTGATCCAGACAGTGCTAGAGGCTTGGGGGTACGACCAGGATTTCGGGGCGGTGACCGGTCAGTCTGGAATAACCTATTTCCCGTTCTATCTTTCCAGCGGAGTGCCCAACGACAGTTCGGACCTGATCACCCGGCAATGGGCCTTCACCCTCCCCGACGAAGTTACCGAAAAATATAAATACATAAACTCCGCCGGGGACCTCTATCAGGTGGCCATTCTTTCTCCTCCGGTGCCGGTCCTTCTGGAATCGGCCCGGGGCACCGGTTACTACAACATCGAGCCGGATGATGACGGGGTGGCCCGCCGGCAGCCGCTGTTTTTGGCCCTCAACGACCGCAATTACGCCTCGATGGATTTTCAGATCGTGCTCGACAAGCTGGGGATTACTAAAGACCAGATAACGGTAGAGCTGGGCAGGTATATTCGGGCCGGTGACAAACTGAAGATACCAATAGACCAGAACGGCCGGATGCTGATCACCTATTTCGGACAATTCAAGAAATTCCGCTACATATCTTATTCCGACGTCCTAACCGAGAATGTACCGGCGGAGTATTTCAAGGACAAGATAGTGATCATCGGGGCCACCGCCGCCGGCCTGATGGACCTGCGGGTGGTGCCCTTCTCCAACACCTTCCCCGGACCGGAGATCCACGCCAATATCATGGAGACCCTGCTGTCGGGAAAGTACGTGCAGGTCGTTCCCTGGCATATCCAGCTGGGCCTGCTGATATTCTTCGGACTGTTAACGGTATTTGTCTCCCTGCGCTTTAAGCCGATCATATCCGGCGTGATCCTCTTTGGCCTGGTGGCCAGTTATTTTGTAACAGCCCTGATCCTGTTCAGCCATTCGTTGATATGGGTGGAGATCGTGCGGCCGATAACGGTGCTGTTGTTTACCAACATGGCCATCCTGGGGTATCGCTATCTGACCGAGGAGAAACAGAAGGTATGGATCAAGAACATGTTCCAGGGCTACATGTCCAAGGATCTGGTGGACAAGATAATGGCCAATCCCGAGATGCTGTTGATGGGCGGCGACAAAAAGGAGGTCACGGTCTTCTTCTCCGACATCAAGGGCTTCTCCAGCTTCTCCGAGAAACTGGGGACCCCGGAACGCCTGATCGCCCTGATCAACGAGTACCTGGGGGCCATGTCCGATGTGGTGCTGGAATACGGCGGCTACATCAGCAAGTACGAGGGCGATGCCATCATGGCCTTCTGGGGCGCCCCCACCGACGATCCCAAACACGCCGAGACCTGCATCAAATGTGTCTGGGCCATGAACCAGCGCCTGCAGATACTCAACGCCGACCTGGCCAAGAGGAACATGCCTAATCTTTTCACCCGGTTCGGGATGAACACCGGCATGGTGACGGTGGGCAACGTGGGCTCGGAAAAGAAGAAGAGCTACACCGCAATGGGAGACTCCATCAACCTGGGCTCGCGGCTGGAGGGGGCCAACAAGGAATACGGCACGGCCATCATGATGTCGGAGTTCACCTACGCTAAGGTCAAGGGCCTGTATCCGGTGCGGGAGCTGGACATGCTGCGGGTGGTGGGTAAGGAACAGCCGGTGCGGGTGTACGAACTGCTGGGTCTGTCCGAGGCCGACGTCAGCGAAAAGAAAAAGAAGGCGGTGGCGATCTACCTGAAGGGCCTGGAGCTTTACCGGGCCAAGCAGTGGGACCAGGCCGAGGCCACGTTCCGGCAGGCCCTGGAAGTTGATCCCGAAGACGGACCCAGCCAGGCCTACATCGGACGCTGCGAGGATTTCAAGGTCCTGCCGCCGCCGGAGAACTGGGACGGCGTGTTCGTGATGAAGACGAAATAG
- a CDS encoding GAF domain-containing protein → MPAPKKKKPVHGAVSRRMALMPTAKSELSSLKMKLKVLQRVNEIAASTFDVQPLLDRAMDLVTEIAPSEAGSLLLLSSDRTTLKFSIVKGSASAKLEGLEIPVGQGIAGWVAKTGIPLTVNDVASEPKWKKEIADNVDFPTRSILCVPLKSRAEVIGVVELINKLREEDYNDDDLEIIELLGAHLSTLIENSRLYSEAREKVERISAMAETSALISSSLDVKRVLETVMNVAKDVIDAEASSIFLYDEEKHEFFFEIATGDAGDAVKQIRVPWGKGMVGWAAEHMQTLLVPDVTRDPRFYSKVDEKSKFHTRNAITVPLKPKNKLIGVAQVLNKKGGLFSREDVELFETLARQAAVAIENASLYTDLQELFLNSIRTVVSLIDAKDDYTAGHSSRVTKYALMIADQLGFGSEDRKRLELAALLHDVGKIGMPDAILKKPSGLTAEEFAIVKDHPNKGAEALEPIKQMKAIIPGVRYHHEKLDGKGYPAGLSGDQVPMDAQIICVGDSYDAMNSDRPYRKGLGMEESVRRLRQDSGTQFNPKLVEAFVSALEKEENK, encoded by the coding sequence ATGCCTGCGCCCAAGAAGAAAAAACCCGTCCACGGGGCCGTCTCGCGCCGAATGGCCCTGATGCCCACCGCCAAGAGCGAGCTCTCCAGCCTCAAGATGAAGCTGAAGGTGCTCCAAAGGGTCAACGAGATCGCCGCCAGCACCTTCGACGTCCAGCCGCTGTTGGACCGGGCCATGGACCTGGTGACGGAGATCGCGCCCTCCGAAGCCGGGTCCTTATTGCTCCTGTCCTCCGATCGCACAACTTTGAAATTCTCCATCGTCAAGGGATCGGCCTCCGCCAAGCTGGAGGGCCTGGAGATCCCCGTCGGGCAGGGCATCGCCGGCTGGGTGGCCAAGACCGGCATCCCGCTGACCGTCAACGATGTGGCCTCCGAGCCCAAGTGGAAAAAGGAGATCGCCGACAATGTGGATTTCCCCACCCGCAGCATCCTGTGCGTGCCGTTGAAATCCAGGGCCGAGGTGATCGGGGTGGTGGAGCTGATCAACAAGCTGAGGGAGGAGGACTATAACGACGACGACCTGGAGATCATCGAACTGCTGGGAGCCCACCTGTCGACCCTGATAGAGAACAGCCGGCTGTATTCCGAGGCCCGGGAGAAGGTGGAGCGCATCTCGGCCATGGCCGAAACGTCAGCCCTGATCTCCTCCTCGCTGGATGTCAAAAGGGTGCTGGAGACGGTGATGAATGTGGCCAAGGACGTCATCGACGCCGAGGCCTCCTCCATATTTTTGTACGACGAGGAGAAGCACGAGTTCTTCTTCGAGATCGCCACCGGCGATGCCGGCGATGCGGTCAAGCAGATCCGGGTGCCCTGGGGCAAGGGGATGGTGGGCTGGGCGGCCGAGCACATGCAGACCCTGCTGGTGCCGGACGTCACCCGGGACCCCCGCTTCTACTCCAAGGTGGACGAGAAGTCAAAATTCCACACCCGCAACGCCATCACCGTCCCCCTGAAGCCCAAGAACAAGCTGATCGGGGTGGCCCAGGTGCTCAACAAGAAGGGCGGCCTGTTCTCCCGGGAGGACGTGGAACTGTTCGAGACCCTGGCCCGCCAGGCGGCGGTGGCCATCGAGAACGCCAGCCTGTACACCGACCTGCAGGAGCTGTTTTTGAACTCCATCCGCACCGTGGTCAGCCTGATAGACGCCAAGGACGATTACACCGCCGGCCATTCCTCCCGGGTCACCAAGTATGCCCTGATGATAGCCGACCAGCTGGGCTTCGGCAGCGAGGACCGCAAGCGCCTGGAGCTGGCGGCCCTGCTGCACGACGTGGGCAAGATCGGGATGCCGGACGCCATCCTCAAGAAACCCTCCGGCCTGACCGCCGAGGAATTCGCCATCGTCAAGGACCATCCCAACAAGGGGGCCGAGGCCCTGGAGCCCATCAAGCAGATGAAGGCCATCATCCCCGGGGTGCGCTATCACCACGAGAAGCTGGACGGCAAGGGATATCCGGCCGGCCTGTCCGGCGACCAGGTGCCGATGGACGCCCAGATCATCTGCGTGGGCGACTCCTACGATGCCATGAACTCCGACCGGCCCTACCGGAAAGGGCTGGGGATGGAGGAGTCGGTTCGAAGATTGCGCCAGGACAGCGGGACCCAGTTCAATCCCAAACTGGTGGAAGCCTTCGTATCGGCTTTGGAGAAGGAGGAGAATAAATGA
- a CDS encoding Gfo/Idh/MocA family oxidoreductase: MSDIKIAVVGCGQWGINQVRTYANLPGASLAWLVDASPKNLQRAKSFSQTAKTSGDLKSALEDKALNAVVIATNSESHHALAKMSLEAGKHVMVEKPLALNVKDAEELVKIAKDKDLILMTGHLLLYHPAVRYLKELVKSGELGQILYLYSTRVNLGAIRQNENALWSLAPHDISVMLYLMDQNPAQALANGKCFLQKGIEDVVFFSLDFPGGQVAQAQVSWLDPHKIRKFTVVGSKKMVTFDDMEATEKIRIYDKGVNQEKRYGSYDEVLTLRDGDIHIPYFKMQEPLKIEAGHFIECVSEHKQPISDGQNGLEVVKILAAVSLSLKEERVVKI; the protein is encoded by the coding sequence ATGTCTGACATTAAAATAGCGGTGGTGGGCTGCGGCCAGTGGGGCATCAACCAGGTCCGGACCTATGCCAACCTGCCCGGGGCTTCTTTGGCCTGGCTGGTGGACGCCAGCCCCAAAAATCTTCAAAGGGCAAAAAGTTTCTCCCAGACCGCCAAAACGTCCGGGGACCTTAAATCGGCCCTGGAGGACAAGGCTCTCAATGCGGTGGTGATCGCCACCAATTCCGAATCGCACCACGCCCTGGCCAAAATGTCTTTGGAGGCCGGCAAGCACGTGATGGTGGAGAAGCCGCTGGCCCTCAATGTCAAGGACGCCGAGGAGCTGGTGAAGATCGCCAAGGACAAGGATCTGATACTGATGACCGGTCACCTGCTGCTGTACCATCCGGCGGTCAGGTATTTGAAGGAGCTGGTGAAATCGGGCGAGCTGGGGCAGATACTGTACCTGTACTCCACCCGGGTCAACCTGGGCGCCATCCGCCAGAACGAGAACGCCCTGTGGAGCCTGGCCCCCCACGACATCTCGGTGATGCTCTATTTGATGGACCAGAACCCGGCCCAAGCTTTGGCCAACGGAAAATGCTTCCTGCAGAAGGGCATCGAGGACGTGGTGTTCTTCTCGCTGGATTTCCCCGGCGGGCAGGTGGCCCAGGCCCAGGTGAGCTGGCTGGACCCCCACAAGATCCGAAAATTCACGGTGGTGGGCAGCAAGAAGATGGTGACCTTCGACGACATGGAGGCCACCGAGAAGATCCGGATCTACGACAAGGGGGTCAACCAGGAGAAGCGCTACGGCAGCTATGACGAGGTGCTGACCCTCAGGGACGGGGACATCCACATCCCCTATTTCAAGATGCAGGAGCCACTGAAGATAGAGGCCGGGCATTTCATCGAATGCGTCAGTGAACACAAGCAGCCCATAAGCGACGGGCAGAACGGGCTGGAGGTGGTGAAGATCCTGGCGGCGGTGAGCCTTTCGCTGAAAGAGGAAAGAGTGGTTAAGATATAG
- a CDS encoding polysaccharide biosynthesis tyrosine autokinase, whose protein sequence is MAAEQNIKPQETSLYEVVDLLWRRKTLILVCLAGILLPIIIANFTLPPVYESQTTIIFEQSREPIAAFDVSDAFSRKSYIVNQIEEIKARTLAEEVAQRLDPETAAEILKDQGRGLSLEGRRQLLSQRIKKGISAEPIRDSDVILIKFQGPTPASAARTVNLVAETVKERSSQVKREQASSTRKFIEVQLPAVEAGLYKAEDAIKGFKARNQVVSLSDEAREVLARMTEIDKMYAGTVTQKMALEKKLEAIYTKLEYQPDFSEGSSKMTSGAVADSLRKSLLDLQIEATQLSIKGYPPEHPQIYKLNRQIEATKNKLVEELANISRGGQAKPMPEMSDLLAQIPPLQIELISLEARELAIRDFNTGYESDLSKLPYKELELTRLLRAKDVNENIYKMLLEKYEEAKITEAGKIGNVRVIDPAKEPLSPIKPRKALNLLIGLVVGLVLGVGLSFFLDSMDNSVKTAEEIETNFGIPVLGLIPSIQSEGPRKKRRNGRDEISKIASTLVTKYTPRSPISEAYRAIRTNIQFSKIDAPLRSIVVTSAAPSEGKSTTVANLAFTTALAGAKTLLIDADLRRPVVHSLFGLEREPGMTNILAERLAPEKVIKPSGVENLDILTCGAIPPNPSELLGSQRMKELVQQLKAKYDLVLFDSPPVITVTDTAVLSNQVEGVVLVVLSHGTDRRALARAKSLLSNVNANILGSILNKIDLTGIGSSYDYYYHYHYYYYSDDGQNVKRKGRFWDILRPGGRRG, encoded by the coding sequence TTGGCCGCTGAGCAGAATATCAAGCCACAGGAGACCAGCCTCTACGAGGTGGTGGATCTGCTATGGAGAAGAAAGACCCTGATCTTGGTGTGCCTGGCCGGGATATTGCTGCCCATCATCATCGCCAATTTCACCCTGCCACCGGTTTACGAGAGCCAGACCACCATCATCTTCGAGCAAAGCCGGGAGCCCATCGCCGCCTTCGACGTCTCGGATGCCTTCAGCCGCAAGAGCTACATCGTCAACCAGATCGAGGAGATCAAGGCCCGAACCTTGGCCGAGGAGGTGGCCCAGAGACTGGATCCCGAGACCGCCGCCGAGATTCTCAAGGACCAGGGAAGGGGTCTGTCCCTGGAGGGAAGACGCCAGCTGCTGTCTCAGCGCATAAAGAAAGGCATCTCGGCCGAGCCCATCAGGGACTCCGATGTGATACTGATAAAATTCCAGGGGCCCACCCCGGCCAGCGCCGCCCGGACGGTCAACCTGGTGGCCGAGACGGTCAAGGAGCGCAGCTCCCAGGTCAAGAGGGAGCAGGCCTCCTCCACCAGAAAATTCATCGAGGTCCAGCTGCCGGCGGTGGAGGCCGGGCTCTACAAGGCCGAGGACGCCATCAAGGGCTTCAAGGCCCGCAACCAGGTGGTATCGCTGTCCGACGAGGCCCGGGAGGTGCTGGCCCGGATGACCGAGATCGATAAGATGTACGCCGGCACCGTCACCCAAAAGATGGCCCTGGAGAAAAAACTGGAGGCCATCTACACCAAACTGGAATACCAGCCGGATTTCTCCGAGGGCAGCAGCAAAATGACCTCCGGCGCGGTGGCCGATTCGCTGAGAAAGAGCCTGTTAGATCTGCAGATCGAGGCCACCCAGCTTTCCATCAAGGGCTATCCTCCGGAACACCCCCAGATATACAAACTGAACCGGCAGATCGAGGCCACCAAGAACAAGCTGGTGGAGGAACTGGCCAACATCAGCCGGGGGGGGCAGGCCAAGCCCATGCCGGAGATGTCCGACCTGCTGGCCCAGATACCGCCCCTCCAAATAGAGCTGATCTCCCTGGAGGCCCGGGAGCTGGCCATCCGTGATTTCAACACCGGCTACGAAAGCGACCTCTCCAAGCTGCCCTACAAGGAGCTGGAGCTGACCCGCCTGCTGCGGGCCAAGGATGTCAACGAGAACATCTACAAGATGCTGCTGGAGAAATACGAGGAGGCCAAGATCACCGAGGCCGGAAAGATCGGCAATGTCCGGGTGATCGACCCGGCCAAGGAGCCCCTTTCTCCCATCAAACCCCGCAAGGCCCTGAATCTGCTGATCGGGCTGGTGGTGGGGCTGGTGCTGGGGGTGGGGCTGTCATTCTTCTTGGATTCCATGGACAATTCGGTCAAGACCGCCGAGGAGATCGAGACCAATTTCGGGATACCGGTGCTGGGGCTGATCCCCAGTATCCAGTCCGAGGGCCCCCGCAAGAAGAGGCGCAACGGCCGGGACGAGATCTCCAAGATCGCCTCCACCCTGGTGACTAAATACACCCCCCGCTCGCCCATCTCCGAGGCCTACCGGGCCATCCGGACCAACATCCAATTCTCCAAGATCGACGCCCCGCTGCGCTCCATAGTGGTGACCTCGGCCGCGCCCTCGGAGGGCAAGTCCACCACCGTGGCCAATCTGGCCTTCACCACCGCCCTGGCCGGGGCCAAGACCCTGCTGATAGACGCCGACCTGCGGCGCCCGGTGGTCCACTCGCTGTTCGGGCTGGAGCGGGAGCCGGGCATGACCAACATCCTGGCCGAACGGCTGGCCCCGGAGAAGGTGATCAAGCCCTCCGGAGTGGAGAACTTGGACATTCTGACCTGCGGGGCCATCCCCCCCAACCCCTCGGAGCTGTTAGGCTCCCAGAGGATGAAGGAGCTGGTCCAGCAGTTGAAGGCCAAGTACGACCTGGTGCTGTTCGACAGCCCGCCGGTGATCACCGTCACCGACACCGCGGTGCTGTCCAACCAGGTGGAGGGGGTGGTGCTGGTGGTGCTCTCCCACGGCACCGACCGCCGGGCCCTGGCCCGGGCCAAAAGCCTGCTGAGCAACGTCAACGCCAATATCCTGGGATCGATCCTCAACAAGATCGACCTGACCGGGATCGGCTCCAGCTACGATTACTACTATCACTACCATTATTACTACTACAGCGACGACGGCCAGAACGTCAAGCGCAAGGGAAGATTCTGGGACATCCTGCGTCCCGGGGGCCGGCGGGGATAA
- the dnaN gene encoding DNA polymerase III subunit beta — protein MKFSVNQEKLFTCLQSLIGVVPTKSTFPVLTNILIEANNNKLKLSATDLEIAAVTQIDAQTAGNGSITVPAKQFFEIIKQLPPLNIDIDVTGNKVSIKCDRSRFNIIGLPKEDFPKIPEISKERSVKLSSGILQNIIKKTLFAVSTDSSRPDLCGVFLQMSGDKLKVVTTDAHRLAMLETMIPPISQNSELLLSPKGLNIVNRMLPGSDTEITLRFDDSYSQFSFEDTQVYARHIEGPYRDYEKAIPKNNKKTLTVNVDLLTAAVRRVAILSDTFTHQIRLSLKTDSIELSSQTVDIGEARETIAAVFKGEEMEIGYNASYLLDIIKNVDSEEMVCSLNTSLSAALINPAKQTEDYSLMYLLMPIRLPE, from the coding sequence ATGAAATTTTCCGTTAACCAGGAGAAACTTTTCACCTGCCTGCAGAGCCTGATCGGGGTGGTGCCAACCAAAAGCACTTTTCCGGTTCTTACCAATATTCTTATAGAGGCCAACAATAATAAGCTGAAATTATCGGCCACCGATCTCGAGATAGCGGCCGTAACCCAGATAGATGCTCAGACTGCCGGCAATGGTTCCATCACCGTGCCGGCCAAACAATTCTTCGAGATAATAAAACAACTGCCGCCATTGAACATCGATATCGATGTCACCGGCAACAAAGTATCCATCAAATGCGACCGCAGCCGATTCAACATCATTGGTCTGCCCAAGGAGGACTTCCCAAAGATACCGGAGATCAGCAAGGAGAGGAGCGTCAAACTAAGCAGCGGGATCCTTCAGAACATCATCAAAAAGACCTTGTTTGCGGTATCCACCGACAGCTCCCGCCCAGACCTGTGCGGGGTGTTCCTTCAAATGAGCGGCGACAAGCTGAAAGTGGTCACTACCGACGCCCACCGGTTGGCCATGTTGGAGACCATGATCCCTCCCATCTCGCAGAACAGCGAGCTGCTGCTGTCACCCAAAGGTTTGAACATCGTCAACCGGATGCTTCCGGGCTCGGATACCGAGATCACATTGCGGTTCGACGACAGCTATTCCCAGTTTAGTTTCGAGGACACCCAGGTCTATGCCCGGCACATCGAGGGACCCTACCGGGATTACGAGAAGGCCATTCCCAAGAACAATAAAAAGACCCTGACCGTCAATGTTGACCTGTTGACCGCTGCGGTGCGCCGGGTGGCCATATTGTCCGACACCTTCACCCACCAGATCAGGCTTTCCTTAAAGACCGACAGCATAGAGCTCTCCAGCCAAACGGTGGATATCGGAGAGGCCCGGGAGACCATTGCCGCAGTATTCAAGGGCGAGGAGATGGAGATAGGATACAACGCCAGCTATCTGCTGGACATCATCAAGAACGTGGACTCCGAGGAGATGGTCTGCTCCCTGAACACTTCGTTATCGGCCGCCCTGATCAATCCGGCCAAGCAGACCGAGGACTACAGCCTGATGTATCTATTGATGCCCATCCGCCTTCCGGAATAG
- the dnaA gene encoding chromosomal replication initiator protein DnaA, translating to MNQQIQALWAQSQDRIKERIGSQSYDTWIKPLTAMTVGDDSLTLKVPNHFFVEWLGQHYLNMMKEVVSDIFHKPLSIVLVPPVGETQAAARQKPDRAEFVPAHPTSDSGLRERYIFDTFVIGKSNEFAYATAFATAQDPGKLYNPLFIYGGVGLGKTHLMQAIGHFTKSKRPKARVLYIPAENLMNELVYAIQNRKMLEFKNRYRSLDILLLDDVQFLSEKSGLQEEIFHTFNSLYDARKQIVLTSDRPPKDISHLEERLVSRFQSGLVADIQAPDLETRAAILKKKAEMDGLSIPNDVIYFIAASVKSNIRELEGSLIRVVAFSSVSDQELTVDFAREVLKNIISQKSRLISIELIQKIVANYYSIPEEALKSKRRIKKLVLPRQLAMYLSRELTAASLNDIGNRFGGKDHTTVLHAISKIKKMIASDDEITSQADRITELINGG from the coding sequence ATGAACCAACAAATACAAGCGCTGTGGGCCCAGTCCCAGGACAGGATCAAGGAACGGATAGGTTCCCAGAGTTATGACACCTGGATAAAGCCGCTGACGGCCATGACGGTGGGCGATGACAGCCTGACCTTAAAGGTTCCCAACCATTTTTTTGTGGAATGGCTAGGGCAGCACTACCTTAATATGATGAAAGAGGTGGTTTCTGATATCTTTCATAAGCCCCTCTCCATAGTCCTGGTCCCTCCGGTAGGGGAAACCCAGGCCGCCGCCCGCCAGAAACCGGATAGAGCCGAGTTCGTCCCGGCCCATCCGACCAGCGACAGTGGCCTCCGGGAAAGATATATCTTCGACACCTTCGTCATAGGTAAAAGCAACGAGTTCGCCTATGCCACCGCTTTCGCCACCGCCCAGGACCCGGGGAAACTTTACAACCCACTGTTCATCTATGGCGGAGTGGGGCTGGGAAAGACCCATCTGATGCAGGCTATCGGCCATTTCACCAAGAGCAAGAGACCAAAGGCCCGGGTGCTGTATATACCGGCCGAGAATCTGATGAACGAACTGGTCTATGCCATTCAGAACCGCAAGATGCTGGAGTTCAAGAATCGTTATCGTTCGCTGGATATTCTGCTGCTGGACGATGTCCAATTCCTGTCAGAAAAATCCGGCCTGCAGGAGGAGATCTTTCATACTTTCAATTCGCTGTACGACGCCCGCAAACAGATCGTCCTGACCTCCGACCGGCCGCCTAAGGACATATCACACCTGGAGGAACGCCTGGTGTCACGATTTCAAAGCGGACTGGTGGCCGACATTCAGGCTCCGGACCTGGAGACCAGGGCGGCTATATTAAAGAAAAAAGCCGAGATGGACGGCCTCTCCATACCCAACGACGTCATCTATTTCATTGCCGCCTCGGTCAAATCAAACATCCGTGAGCTGGAGGGTTCACTGATAAGGGTGGTGGCCTTTTCCTCGGTATCGGACCAGGAGCTGACGGTGGACTTCGCCCGCGAGGTCCTCAAGAACATCATCTCCCAGAAATCACGGCTGATATCCATCGAACTCATCCAGAAAATAGTGGCTAACTACTACTCCATACCCGAAGAGGCCCTCAAATCAAAAAGGCGGATCAAAAAACTGGTGCTGCCCCGGCAGCTGGCCATGTACCTGAGCCGGGAACTGACCGCCGCCTCCCTAAATGACATCGGCAACCGCTTCGGCGGAAAGGATCACACCACGGTGCTGCATGCCATATCAAAGATAAAGAAAATGATAGCCTCGGACGATGAGATAACCTCCCAGGCCGATAGGATAACTGAGTTGATCAACGGTGGATAG
- a CDS encoding peptidoglycan DD-metalloendopeptidase family protein, whose protein sequence is MKKRERYISLIIAPHHKAQPWQMDISYTNLKSIAVLLSVSFLVAVFFVFNYGHIFWRASQYELMKKRTREVEEKFSELQALKRELSDLKRTEAKLQHMLGISQQPVLLSLGDITRNTSLNGSIAGDPAPLSNSEDTLSVNLERTTPSIMPVKGWISAKMGANHNGVDIAAREGDPVVSAADGIVTFAGWDNYFGSKVEIAHGQKFSTMYGHNAKLFVKEKQIVKQGQVIALVGSTGQSSGPHLHYEVRINGKPVDPSYHWINH, encoded by the coding sequence ATGAAGAAACGGGAACGGTACATATCATTGATCATCGCGCCGCATCATAAGGCCCAGCCCTGGCAGATGGATATCTCCTATACCAACCTGAAGAGCATCGCTGTCCTGCTGTCGGTATCATTCCTGGTGGCGGTATTTTTCGTCTTCAATTACGGCCATATTTTCTGGCGGGCCAGCCAGTACGAGCTCATGAAAAAAAGGACCCGGGAGGTTGAGGAAAAATTCAGCGAACTGCAGGCCCTGAAAAGGGAGCTCTCCGACCTAAAAAGGACCGAGGCAAAGTTGCAGCACATGCTGGGAATCTCCCAGCAGCCGGTCCTGCTCTCCCTGGGCGACATTACCCGCAATACTTCCTTAAATGGCTCGATCGCCGGAGACCCGGCCCCCCTGAGCAACTCCGAAGATACGCTATCGGTGAACCTCGAGCGCACCACCCCCAGCATCATGCCGGTCAAGGGATGGATCTCGGCAAAAATGGGAGCCAATCATAACGGGGTTGATATCGCCGCCCGGGAGGGCGATCCGGTGGTGTCGGCGGCCGACGGTATAGTCACTTTTGCCGGGTGGGATAATTATTTCGGAAGCAAGGTGGAGATAGCCCACGGCCAGAAATTCAGCACCATGTACGGACACAACGCCAAACTTTTCGTCAAAGAAAAACAGATCGTCAAGCAGGGCCAGGTGATAGCGCTGGTGGGCTCCACCGGGCAAAGCTCCGGCCCCCACCTGCATTACGAGGTCCGGATCAACGGCAAACCGGTCGATCCATCCTATCACTGGATAAACCATTGA